One Pristiophorus japonicus isolate sPriJap1 unplaced genomic scaffold, sPriJap1.hap1 HAP1_SCAFFOLD_997, whole genome shotgun sequence DNA window includes the following coding sequences:
- the LOC139259394 gene encoding gastrula zinc finger protein XlCGF57.1-like, producing MEKPWECGKGFNYPSELEIHRHSHTRERPFTCSVCGRDFTQNGTMLTHQQVHTGERPFRCSVCGKRFTQSSNLLAHNKQVHTKERPFTCSECGKGFTRSSDLLRHQRIHTGERPFTCSMCGKGFAVLSNLLAHNKQVHMKERPFSCSVCGKGFAVSSDLLRHQQIHTGERPFTCSVCGKGYARLAVFQKHWRIHTGERPFSCSFCGKKFTQLSSLLAHNKLVHTKERPFPCSVCGKGFTVSSDLLRHQQIHTRERPFTCSMYGKGFTQSSDYLKHQQVHN from the coding sequence atggagaaaccgtgggaatgtgggaagggattcaattacccatctgaactggaaattcatcggcacagtcacaccagggagaggccgttcacctgctcggtgtGTGGGAGGGATTTCACACAGAATGGTACCATGTTGACacatcagcaagttcacactggggagaggccattcaggtgctctgtctgtgggaagagattcactcagtcgtccaacctgctggcacacaacaagcaagttcacacgaaggagagaccattcacctgctctgaatgtgggaagggattcactcggtcatccgacctcctgagacaccagcgaattcacactggggagaggcctttcacttgctccatgtgtgggaagggatttgctgtgttatccaacctgctggcacacaacaagcaagTTCACATGAAGGAGAGGCCGTTCTCTTGCTcagtatgtgggaagggattcgctgtgtCATCTGACCTCTtgagacaccagcaaattcacactggggagaggccattcacctgttccGTCTGTGGGAAGGGATATGCTCGGTTAGCTGTTTTCCAGAAACACTGGcgaattcacactggagagaggccgttcagctgctctttcTGTGGGAAGAAATTTACTCAGTTATCCAGcctgctggcacacaacaagcTAGTTCACACGAAGGAGAGACCGTTcccttgctccgtgtgtgggaagggattcactgtgtcatccgacctcttgagacaccagcaaattcacaccagggagaggccattcacctgctctatgtatgggaagggattcactcagtcatccgactacctgaaacaccagcaagttcacaattgA